Within the Hermetia illucens chromosome 6, iHerIll2.2.curated.20191125, whole genome shotgun sequence genome, the region TGCTTGACCTTGGCGGTGATCTCTCATCTCACAGTTCATTGTGGAAAAACATGTTGGTAGTGAAATTAGCGGCCTGTCGTTCAGCACATATTCCTGATCGTAATGCAGTTTTTACCATTTGCCTTTGCTGGTCGCCTATTCCATTTCGTGAATTTCTCAGCAAGCATGCAGTCAGTCTATCGCTATCTAATATTCACTCCTTCCGTTACACGGAATATCTCAGAAATGTACCCTCTACTGCTCATGCCATCTTACGATAATTTCAAAGCACAAATTGCTTAATAGCAAAGACAAATTAAGTCGAATTGCTCAATAGCAGTGACAAAATGCCAAGATCCACATATTACAATGTCTTTAGATGGCGCAAAATTACTACCAAAAACGATTTGCTGTAATAATGCTAAAGAGCCCGAATTATGGCAAAGCAGCCTTAGCTTCCAATTTTATGCCATCTGTTCGATTCGTATTCTAATTTCTAAATGGCCGATCATTCGTCGGCATAGATGGCCCACCAAAAATAACCAAAAGGTGGCGTCTAAAGCTCACTTGCACTCGAGCAAACGAGTGGTTGAAATTGTTTAGCAGAATAATCTTCAACACAGGATTTTTGTTAACTTTGCAGCCAAACTCCAAAAAAACGGCCAACCGAGAACATTTTCTTCACGAGGAGGAAGAACTCTCCGGCTCTGGAAATGCAGATTGAATCGAAAGTTTCGGCAATCATGTTTTATAATGGTATGAACTTTATCACCCCcaccagaaatatttatcaaatTCCGGAGCCagttttggaaaaaattgaTTTGTTCCAATTTCATAGCCTCGAAAAGGACAAAAACAGGTGTAAGTGcaagttttttaaggttttgtttacaaaacgttgagattaaggggaggGGGTTCCCGTATATTTGcttatgcaaaaggggggtgtaattttgttttttatccAATGTATTCAtgatggtatcaaatgaaaggccttttAATAAAAGCTTTTAATAAAGGCTAGTTCTAGAGttgagttccttaataaggaactccagacatcccggttttgcgccaaggtccaccaattcgatatccctaaaagctgtctggcatcgtgacctacgccatcgctccatctcaggcagggtctgctcgtcttctttttctaccataggtattgcccttatagacttttcaggctagatcatccccatccatacggattaagtgacccgtccaccgcaacctgttgagcaggattttatccacaaccggacggtcatggtatcgctcatagatttcgtcattatgtaggctacggaatcgaccattctcatgtaggggaacaaaaattcttcggagaattcttctttcgaatgcggccaagagttcgcaatttttcttgctgagcacccaagtctccgaggaatacatgaggactggcaaaatcattgtcttgtacagtaagagctttgaccctatggtgagacgtttcgagcggaacagtttttgtgagctgaaataagctcttttggctgccaacaaccgtgcgcggatttcatcatcgtaactgttatcggttgtgattttcgaccctagataggagaaattatcaacggtctcaaagttgtagtctcctatctttattcttcccgtttgaccagtgcggtttgatatcgttgtttggttggtttccggtgatgacgttgccatcatatattttgtcttgccttcattgatgtacagcccaagatctcgtgccgcctgctcgatttggatgaagataaactgtacatctcgggtggttcttcccataatgtcaatatcgtcattgtaggccagtagttcgggGAACTaccaggccaggttaaagaggacacatgatagagcatcccttgtcgtagatcgttgttaatgtcgaatggtcttcagagtgatcctgctgcttttatctggcctcgcaactccatcagggtcagcctagtcagtcttatcaattccgttgggataccgaattctctcaaggacgtgtacagttttaccctggctatgttatcataggcggctttaaagtcgatgaatagatggtacaactgatgtccatattcgaacaatttttccattgcttgctacagagagaaaatctgatctgttgctgatttgcctggagtggagcctctttggtatcgaccaatgatgtgctgggcgtatggggctatccggccaagcaagatagcggagaatatcttatagatggtattcagcaacgcgatacctctataatgctgcactgtgtgatatctccctttttatgtatgagacagataatatcccgttgccaatcgtcaggttgTGATTCACTGTCGCATACCTTgatcacaagttgataaaccacttgttgtaattggtcgcctccatatttaaccaattccgctgtaattccatcggctcctggcgacttatgattttcaggccgactgtttcttctatacttggtggtggtagcatttgtccgtcgtcttgagttgccgatgttctggttgtactcaacccatcgctccaatatgcccattctgtcggaaatcagatttccctctttgtctcggcaggatgagcatcgaggtgtataaggcttcattctgctgacttgttggtaaaacttccgcacctggtgcggttgctccctgtacttttctagttcagacttgttggttctcccaggctttctttttccatctgtgaagtcgcttctccactcgacggagttcgtgataagtctctgcgcgtgcccccgttctttgagaatgcaaaattactcggtatgcggcattcttccgttccgtagctagcttacattcaccgtcaaaccagccgttccgacttttcttgcggctgaggccaagtatctttgtggccgtatcaatgataacgttcttcaggtggttgtgaagatcatttgttgttgcttcatctccaggacctctgttgactgcggttattgcggcattcatttcgaccttataggtgtcgtgaagagctgtgttgtggatggcttcggtattcactctcacctgattggcagaggggattgtaggtagtgtcgtcattcgagctcggagcaccatgccaacgggataATGgtcagagtctatattggccaccctatacgttctgacattcatcaaggctaagaggtgacgACGTtaaatcagcacgtggtcaatttggttgaaagtggtcccgtctcgagaagcccaggtatgtttgtgggccgctttccgcgcaaaccaggtacttccaacaaccatttcttgcgatactgctaactgaataatccgcagtccgttatcattggtatgtaagccatgggagccgacgtatcctCTGAATACCTTTCACATCACATACTACAAATTTGCTTGATCTCTATTAGCTTGATGCTCCACCAGAAGCAAAAGATGACTTTCGAAGCATCCGACTAATATTAAGCAAAAGCCTGGGCAACACTAACCCTAGCATCAATGATTCGCTACGGGTAATAATACAGGTAGAGTCCTTGGAGAAAAAAAAGGCAGGCCGAGGTCCTAAAAAGAAAATCAGCTCAACATTAGCTATCCAAGGTTGATTTACAACAGTTTCGATTATCACATACTCATTTGGTTATCTCTTGAGTCTGGTATTATACATATTGATCCACCGCTACAAATAACACTCAACCGCTAGTCCCTGCCTTCGGGTGGGGGATAAGGACAATCGCAATCCGCACCCTAACAATCACGGTAAAAGGTCTAACAGCGGCCAAAAGGTAGACTCGGTCGTCAAGGATGAGGACTACCGTACCTGAAAGAAGAGGCACGAAAGGTAAAGCAAGATTCAAGCAATCGTATACAAAGTATACTCATAGAGTACGACACCCAAGCTGCATAGGAAAAAACTTCAAGGTCAGCATCTATTAACGACCAATGCAAGGGCAAGGTAGTGATTTGTTTCGTCAATTTCAAGATCAAAATGGAAGAAACCATTATTTCACCAAAAAATTCGAGATAACTGAAAGTGTTATCGACTTCCTAATGAGAAGTAAAACTAAAAGCCTTCTACTCTAAAGGGCAACTCGCTCGATCCCCAGCCACAATGGAATGTTCACCTTAAAGTGCATTTTAAGGGATCAAAGGAGTAACCAACCTCCGTGTTTATTCAACAACAGAAAACAACCATATCTTTTTGGTTTTGTACGatgtatttcaaatttcaacgaTTAAAAATTTTGTTCTTTAAATTAAATTCTATTGCAAGTGATACTCTCACCATTATTTCATGGATATCCTACATCTATGGTACATACAGAGCATTTCAAACTAAACTCAATAAATTTCGTTTTAGATTTCCAGAAATGTTCTTCAATATTTGCATTTCTGGCAGAAAACTCTGGACTATCTTCTTTTTGTTGTTAATGAGTGGTAATTATGGAATAAGATCTCACAATAAATTCGGGATCGCTTTCCAGCGATCCAGAAACAACTTACAATCTAAATGTGTATAAAATAAATTGTTATGATTGCGATCTATATTAAACGCCGAGGGTTGTGTGGTTCTTTGCTGTGACTGATTAGTTTTATAAAATGTTTCAGGAAGGAGGCTGGAGTCCTTCAGCACCTACTCGGCTATTATTTTACGTTCTTTGTTTTAATGTGTCGCATGAGATGGTAATACATCGCTTGCGGACTAGGGAGCTGCATGGGGGAAACAGACAGATAAAAACTTGAAAACTGAAAAACGTaaattccataaaaaaaatttatccaGCCAAAATCATCCAatacaatttaatattttttttttgcctatTTTCGTGTgttctgatatttttttttaatttttaaaaaataataaaataatatatttctaTTCAATTAGTTTAGTTCACCCTATATATGTTGTTTTTTGAAATTCTCTCAAAACTATAGAAATCATTTCGATGAGGACCGTGTTAATGTGAAGgcatataacttttgtttttcataCAATTTATTAGTGgtttaaaaatattattaagaTTGCGATCAGATAGCATCCACCGAGTCGGCCTCCTCCTCCGAACTGATTTCGTCACCGAATTCAATATCTTCATCGAACCCATCCTCGACGAATGTGACGGTGTCGTTGATACGCACTGATTCGGGGAATTCACCGTACGTTTTTAGATTACGTGCTTCGTCGGGTGTGTATTTGAGAATAACATCGGCTTTTGAATCTTGAAAATCACGTAGACCAACTAAGATGATGTCGCCCTGATTTATCCAAACCTGTAAAGCGGAAGGTAGAGTTATTTGGGTGGAAAATAAAATCGTAATTATTAGTCAATATGTTGAGATGaacgttaaacaagtcgggaaacctcgggtcaatgctatcagccaatggagaactgcgtaatgaatttgcttcacgcattaatgcgacctaaatgaagtggcattccacaattggtgttctttatgatcgacgtatcagcgaacgtctcaaatctaaaatttaccgcaatgtcgtccgtctgcgctctctatagttctgagtgttggccaactataaaagacaatgaacggcgtcttgcggtaatgaagacgaagatgttgcattggactggtggcgtgacacattttgattgaggatatccgcgatcgatatggagtcgcaccgatcgtggaaaaactgcgagaggcgttttcgatgatatggtcacgcaattcgcgctaacgagaattcacttgccaatattggtctgaacatcgaagtcaacggtaagcgaccaaaaggccggccgaaacaacggtggcttgatatgctggatggagatttaaaagcctcgtgattacgtccagatcaggcgtttgataaaataaaatggcgaaaccgatcacgagaagccgacctcgcttgtgaacgggaccaaggctaaagaaaaagaagatgtgaggagggACGTGTGCATGACAGTTGCGTTTCACattgctaaaaattccattgccctctaatttttagaaagcgatttaaataaatcatttgatggaaagccctgtattgataacagtcaacctcatacgcttcaccctctgagtttaatattattagcaaatgcgaagaatttaacctacatcaaacATAAAAAAAGGCTGGgcagaaatagattcttcatgagtgcaattttaatatttcactcgaatgtcaattatcctcgttaattatgacgtcagcatcttacttatatggcttaggatgctgttaattcgtacgaaattgataagtttgaactgctatatctttgacactaatagttggatgaaacttgacatgcgtATGCACAATACTGccttctatgccggtgcaaaatttacgaatttaggacgaacttaagggtagttttcaatcaatttctaaaagttagtaatatactattagtaagtttatttgagcagataccggaatgggacatctctcgaagattagatttcacataagtgttttacacaaaaccttaaaaggggctgcagataaatagattcttcataaatgcgacttcaatatttcacgtgaatgtcaattattctcgctaattatgacgtcagcatcttatttgcatggctttggaagcagtaaattcgcgcgaaattaagtttgaactgctgtaactttggcgttaatggccagatttccatgcatacgaaatattgttctcCATGCTGGCGCGAAATTTGGAAGTCCTGGGAGGAAGTTAAGGGttttttttactcaatttctaaaactggaagcttgacgcttcaggtataaaaggttttgtggttccccttgtgaggagcataacgcagttctccattggctgatagcattgactggagatatttaaatacctcagttCTGTGACGTAACTTGCCCAGAATTgggcgatttgaatatctc harbors:
- the LOC119659977 gene encoding eukaryotic translation initiation factor 1A, X-chromosomal; amino-acid sequence: MPKNKGKGGKNRRRGKNENEFEKRELIFKEDEQEYAQVTKMLGNGRLEAMCFDGVKRLCHIRGKLRKKVWINQGDIILVGLRDFQDSKADVILKYTPDEARNLKTYGEFPESVRINDTVTFVEDGFDEDIEFGDEISSEEEADSVDAI